The Brachypodium distachyon strain Bd21 chromosome 4, Brachypodium_distachyon_v3.0, whole genome shotgun sequence nucleotide sequence ATGTAGGTTTGAACAGAACAACTGCATCGTTATCCTCCAAATCGTGTGGTGACGGAGCACACAATGCTGAAACAACAACCTCTTTGCCTGGTCAGGAGAAGGGTTCTTATGCCAACCAGGGTAGGTCAAATGAATTATTCCAGTCCAGCAAAGGTGGTGATATTGGAAATCAAGGAATTAACCAGACTGTCAGTTCTGAAAATAATGTCCCTAATGATTGTTCTGTCACAAACTTGATTGGAGTGCAAGTTACCGATAGTGTCTGCCATCCACCCCCTGAAACATATCTGTCGGTTGAGCCAAAAAAACTTCAATTTGATGGTGTTGAATCTGATTGCATGAATCCTGCAAGCGGACAAACAATGCATCTACCAGAATGTGCTTTGGAAAGTGCCAATCTTGAGCTTGCTGAGGCACATCCTTTAAATGAAGACCCATCTTCTACCAGCTGTTCTCAAGTTCCTTGTTTTACGGGCAGATTATTGCTTGACGGTGTTGAATCAGGATATTTGAACCCTGACAGTGCACCagtgaagcagcagcagagaagTGCTTTGAAATGTGCCAGTCTTGATCTTGCGGGCATGGATTCCAAAAAAGAGGATCAATCTCTGTACAGTTCCCCTGAAGTACCTAATCATACGAGTGTACAATTGCTTCAAAGGGATACACTGCACATTGTAGAAGATACTGAAAGAATACTAAACCCCGATGGCTTTCCAGATCGGAATGGGATCATCACTTGGAGTTCTGACTCTTCTAATCAACAGTGCTCCGATTCTCATATTTCACATCCTCCAGGCAGTGAATCTTTGCAGCCACCTACCCAACAAGCTGATACTAGTTCTGGGGCTCCCGCATCATCAGAAATTTCGCCGGACAGTTTGGTAGAGGAGGACGGGTTTGAGGACCACTCACATTTGTTTGTAAATGATGTGGATAGCCAATGCTCCCAATTCAGGTCCACTGCTTGCCCAGAGCAGCTTCAAGCTCAGACTGTTACACTGAGTGATGTTTATAGAGAAAGCCTCTCTTGTGATAAAACACAAAGTAACGTCACACCCTCTAATGGTTGTCCTGTTGTGTATGCCTCTGTATCTGCAAACAATGAGTTATCTCAGGAGCAACAGTTCTTGGCCAGAACATCTTTAAAATGCAATAAGAGAGATGTGGGTACTCCTTTAGGCCATGCTTCTCCGGCCAGACACAATAAGATGCTCGATGGAAAGTCAGCATGTGATGCAGCCAACTGCCATTCAGGAAAGTTTGGTGATGTTCTGGTCGGAAACACAGCTTTGACCAAAGAACACGATGTTTCTGTTTGGGGAAAAAAGGATGCCTCTGCAGTGCCAGAAGTTATGAGTTGTATTTCAGCAAGAAGAACCAGCAAACAGCACATAACTGAAAGGAGCAGTATGGTTCCAGCCGAAAATCTGCAACAAGATGGTACCCTATTAATATATTATATTTTTAAGTTGGCTTTTGTAGCAAAAATCATTCTGACATTGCTTCTTATCTTGCAGGAACTGAGAACAGCAAACGTCACAAAACCGAAAGGAGCAGTATGATTCCAGCAGAAAATCTGCAACGAGATGGTACTATGCTTGCTatttgtagattttttttcaaattgtCTTTTGTAGCAAAACTTATTCTGCCACGTCCAAGTCTTTACAACCTTCTGTACAGTAGTTTCACATTACTTCTTATCTTGCAGGAACAGAGAAAGATAAACGATCAAAGTCTTTGCAACCTTCTGTTCAATACTTTTTACGTAGTGCAGCATCACATGAGAAAATTAGTCTGCTCGAGTCAGACAGAAGCAGTGCTGCATGTGACCAGAAGAGGTCAGTTGGAGATGGTGTAGAAGTAAATGTCAGTTTGTCACCTAAAAGGAGAAGAATAAGTTGCCGACCAGACTTTGACATTGGCACTGCTGGTCATAAGACCGCGATAAATTTCTCAGGGAAATCACAACCTTCAGGGCGTTACTTCTTAAGAAGTTCAGGAACCTGTGAGAGCATGTCTCTGGGGTCAGAGGGGAGGAATGATGCAAGCAACCACAATATTTCAGTTGCAGGTGGTGTCTATGGAAATGGAAATTCTtcttgtggaagaagaaaTACGACTAGCCAACTAAATGTTGTCCTTGGTGACTCTCAAGGTGCAAGCAGCATCAGGAGTACTGTTGAGGGAAGGGTCTTGGGGAATTCTCAAGAACAGATACAGGGTGATGTAGGAGTCGAGTTTCCGATAACAAATTCTGCTTTGCCTAGCTTGTCTGGCAGCCTATCTTATAGTGAGGCAAACTGCACACAACAGGTACGTGTTTGATTACCAGTTCCCTTTCCGCTCTGAATCATTCAAATGTTTATCATTCTGGAAGACTCGGTCATTTTCTTTCAGTGGTAAAATAGTATGTGCGGAGTAGTAAACTAGCGGTAACGATTAGTCTGGATGAATGATGGGTGGAGCACTGGAGCCTCTTCTTTGGACACTTTGGTCTGACAAGTTCTTAAATCTACAGTCATCCAGCCTGTCCATTtctgtctttcttcttctctgtaAACAATAGCTGATAGAAATACTCATGTATATTAGATTTTGTACCATTCAACATATACAATCCATATATGGCATGTCAAGTTGACAACATCTGGGTCATTTGGTTTGATGGCCCTACTATTGTACGACTCGCTCCTTTTCActaaggttggcgtatttggtttcgttaagacaaggctttgaccaagaattactttattaatatgtatTTTGTTaagacatgaaatttatatcaacaGATTCGTCTTCAACAGTTCTTGCTGATAATTGTGGTTACTTATGGTATAAATTACGTATAAATAAAAGatattattggtcaaagtcttgtcttaacaaaaattaaatacgccaacctttgtgaaaagaagGGAGTATTACACTAGTTAGTTTAGATACAACTTTGTTAGCATTTATTGGTAGAGTTGGCAATGTTAACTCTTCAGTCTACTGTAGTTGCTACTTTATGGCTGCTGTGAATTTTAGCGTATttactatttttctttttgttggcAGGAAGAAACTTGCTTAGAAGGTCAGGACTTAAATGACGTGAGTGTGGCAGACCAGGAAATGACTCTTCAGATGGATATCATATCATCTCCAGTTGCAATATTAAATCCAGAAAATTATTCTGGAATGGAATCTCTTACTATATTTCCGAGTTATGCTTTAGATCAACATGGCGAACAAGCATCTGCTCCGAATCCATTGTTTCATGAGAAATTATGCTATGGCTCCAATGTTGAACTTGGTAGGAAATATAGAAGTTGTGATCCAAAGGGACATTTCTTGTCCGGTGCTGCTATTTTAAGGCAATGGGGTGATGAACCTTTAGACCGTGATGATTC carries:
- the LOC100838737 gene encoding uncharacterized protein LOC100838737 is translated as MENLFMQIFECQDRVTSQIRQQVESNAQSCAFTLLAAGHRPPPWLLPSCAGDPQELNGKPIVSELLFPGGQITTPATNRTAFLPPAAPSASCRNVRVPNGYAGLETICDTLDTNQDEVPQQKQVSVGRELAEASSEVNMFPLAHRSRSRQRRIEDSLREKNEATNSGSSGALQDRMQRVKLADVGLNRTTASLSSKSCGDGAHNAETTTSLPGQEKGSYANQGRSNELFQSSKGGDIGNQGINQTVSSENNVPNDCSVTNLIGVQVTDSVCHPPPETYLSVEPKKLQFDGVESDCMNPASGQTMHLPECALESANLELAEAHPLNEDPSSTSCSQVPCFTGRLLLDGVESGYLNPDSAPVKQQQRSALKCASLDLAGMDSKKEDQSLYSSPEVPNHTSVQLLQRDTLHIVEDTERILNPDGFPDRNGIITWSSDSSNQQCSDSHISHPPGSESLQPPTQQADTSSGAPASSEISPDSLVEEDGFEDHSHLFVNDVDSQCSQFRSTACPEQLQAQTVTLSDVYRESLSCDKTQSNVTPSNGCPVVYASVSANNELSQEQQFLARTSLKCNKRDVGTPLGHASPARHNKMLDGKSACDAANCHSGKFGDVLVGNTALTKEHDVSVWGKKDASAVPEVMSCISARRTSKQHITERSSMVPAENLQQDGTENSKRHKTERSSMIPAENLQRDGTEKDKRSKSLQPSVQYFLRSAASHEKISLLESDRSSAACDQKRSVGDGVEVNVSLSPKRRRISCRPDFDIGTAGHKTAINFSGKSQPSGRYFLRSSGTCESMSLGSEGRNDASNHNISVAGGVYGNGNSSCGRRNTTSQLNVVLGDSQGASSIRSTVEGRVLGNSQEQIQGDVGVEFPITNSALPSLSGSLSYSEANCTQQEETCLEGQDLNDVSVADQEMTLQMDIISSPVAILNPENYSGMESLTIFPSYALDQHGEQASAPNPLFHEKLCYGSNVELGRKYRSCDPKGHFLSGAAILRQWGDEPLDRDDSMPEFESFSVPAQFDSPTIGKRPFEALYDSRELVTLSSDPSKYDTNTASGMHQLLTTVSAKPTNCSFSDDLQQCGASTSRSIMDSFGAYGLELDSFFISDAVASCSSNASSSQEINETPLTPSVEKYSLGKLSSRSGSEHMGSIPELECFRIDEDSSIAEEDEHQGRIALQDITRLCQNNGNSMSLSTGCMDTGNIGFTAESLSSELSHPTSVKREGKVSRSLHGRLGSTEILRNKTQSRHRSEANVDRRSKPTNIVANMTSFIPLVKPKVQSTTACVKKDVKVKALKAAEAAKRLEEKKQKEQEVRKAAAKLERERLKQEKELKQKLEEEQKKKREIDAATKKRQREEVEKKETVRKRKCIDEARKQHKQPMDRRRATKDEKDARLKASDNMEPRKNLVDVGKNQGKPDETTEPAFELKANKSKDEKVVAVDQWPASFRSDAKENILNSLEESYKMSPYKDSDEEDDDDLEHEQESRRRRKFIPSWARKENLDKILLSNKMLDPREIFAQKFSFNISDVLSAHIPQRGLR